The genomic stretch ATTTCAAACCCTACATACACATCAAAGActaaccaaaacaaggggcaaacacagggcttaaatagcacaaggatgatgagggacaggtggaagaTGGTGGAAACAATTAGGGGCAGAGTAACGAAACAAGGAAACAGAAGGAAAGACAGGAAGGGGAACAGGCATAGACATAACAGAAGGGAACAAGACAACACCAGGGACCgaggagggcaaaaacacaggaaaaggCAAAGCAGGAGGCCCAAGGGGAGCAGAATGTAGTATTAATATTAGATAAATTGGTGCAGGCTTAGATTGTACCCATGGCtacactatttaaaaataaagggttcttttttaTCAAGATGCCATAAATGAATCCGTTTTTGCTTCCTTAAAAAGTTTTCAATGGATGTTTCTGGAGGGAATCAgctttgtaaatgaaatatgaaGAACCTGTTAGAGTTTGAGAACCCACAAATAATATAGAGGCCTCATACAAATTGATGGTAAGCCATGGGATACTTCAGTGTAGATTTGTATACATTAAGAGGACACTAAGCAGCAACAGATCAATGTTACTCCTCTTACCTCAGGAACACCATGGCCCTGATCTgctcagtggtggacgaagtacacaaatcgtTTAAGTTAAAGtcgagatacccaaggtaaaatattccgccagtaaaagtagaagttcctccctttagacctccacttgggtaaaagtactaaagtataaagtaaaagtactaaaagagtaattctggctctgatgtcctgttaccatttttataaccagactggcttcatgaactcatttcaggtgaaagtcctccagcgtctctcttggtaaaccagtcttttaatagaacgtcattaattagtgacgctgacgtctattaaaatgatcagaagcacaaaacactgaaggtaaacaggttccatcagggagaaccgagtggctctgaaatcactttttacacacaagcaaagtttcagtttcagatttatttacaacttagttccaagtttaagttgaataaaaactggctttaaactcaggatcacagatgagctcctttactatgttgatctgtaggcgtctgttcataaacataaaccagcccaaactcatttactataaaatgaaatggtgtttgtagaaattcagaaaaaagccgcgtcagtctcgactgcatatgtggacatatttctatattgagctctatttacacaaagttaggttagttcatcatttataatgaacagactctcccaaagttttacgctgctgcgctgatgttgaaccccgtgctgcactgggtcaacAAGTTTATTAGGTCAGTGCCTGTATTTTTTTAGCTGATAAAGAAAATTCAGAGCAGGTTTGttccttgttgtttttttatttgtatgtgaCTCAGCAGGGGTCTTAGAAGAGCTGATGAAGTCTAATATGAACATGTATGGCACACCAGTCTACATGAAACTTCACCCTGAAGAGTTAAAAACTTTTAAGtggcacaaaagaaaaaaaagtgtctgTCTATATTTTATCTGTTTACTTTTGCAACCTATGTTTACACATTCAGTTATTAAAATTGTCATTGagcttgttttgttgttgtagtaaaaaaaaaaaagtgatttcatgtgtttagtgtttttggGTCCAGTCTTTTATATTATATGTCAAATTCAAAAATAATGGGCAGATAATATTGGTGATTAAattggtgggaaaaaaaaaaacaaatattggcATTGTTAACAATTTTAATGTGGTATATAAACACAAATTTAAGAGTATTcaaaagcagtgaaaaaagacaaactcCAAAGGGTTAATGAATGATTCTAGTGGAGTAGCTGTGAACGTGCATGTGAAAGTGGAGACCCTcaataacaaatatatatatatatatatatatatatatgagaatcAAATATCTGGAGAATGGATGAATCCAAGTGTAGAAACTGAAGGATTCTCTCGATGTCAGGAGACCATCTCGCTTGTCTGCTGGGTTCCATTTAGCCTGTGATCTGATGGGGATGAAGCATTGACTGAATTAATAAGAGGTAAATCCAGCTTAGTAGTTTATGATTCGTATTATTGAGAATATGTAGAAAGAGATTATAATTCGCTGTTATATCTACTTACACCCTGCACCCAGGAGAGGTAGGCAGACACGCGGGTGAAGACGGTGGGTTTCCTGATGGTGTTGCAGCCAGCAGTCGACACAAAGCTGGTGAGTCCATGGACTACATACCTGCCACCAACCACACAGTTCAGAGGACCACCGGAGTCACCCTACAGCAAGAGACCACAAGATTAGTCTTATCAGTTCTCTGTTCTGAGGTTTTAGAATAATACAAAATGTACTGTATCAAAAAAAGCTCGTACGTTGCAACCAGCAGCAGTTCCTGCACCGCCAGCGCAGATCATGGTGGTTTTGACAGCAGCGCCCCACcaggtgctgctgctgcaggtGGCATAGTCGACTGAAGGCAGTGAAGCCTGTCTCAGCTGAGCAGAGAGAAAACCTCcatctgagagagacagaaagggaggagACTGGTTTAAACTCATAACCTGAGCCTTCAAGTggcaacaaaaacagaagaccAGGGCCTCAATGAACCAAGGCTTGGTTGGCAATATAATTAATTGACTGAAATGAATATAGTGCTATTTTAATGTTATCATTAAGAGATAAAGCCGTCGCTCACTCTGTGTGAACCCCCAGCCGGTGACATAGCAGGCCGTGTTGCCTGAGAGGATCTGGCCTGCAGGGGGCAGAGTAGCCAGCTGCACGTAAGAGTTCAGGATGGCGTTGGAGGTGAGGCGAATCAGGGCGACGTCATTCCTGAGGTGAGGTAAACAGCATTAATTATTTTCTGCTGAGTATACTTCATCTACATTACACCACACTGGACTGTCTCATAATAAATCATTCTTCTTGGAGAACCCTTTAGAGAGAAGAGTGTAGCTGTGGATACAATAATAGACtacagaaaaatgtcaaatatttaCTGCACAATTTTCTATAATTAGCCttctgaaataataaaaaaccaTCAGAATGAATAAGAAAATGTTCAACAGACCCAGCGGTCAGATCACTATTCCAGCTGGGGTGGATGTAGATGGCACTGACTCCAAAGAACTGCTCCTTCCTCTCAGATGCAGTCAGATCATGCTCACCAAGAACAACGAGGGACACCGCGATGCTGCATAAGACAAAAAGGTTTATTGTACGaaatttaaaacatatattttgcaGTTGGTGCTGTAAGATGTTTGCTTACCCGGACACACAGTGAGCAGCAGTCAGCACCCAGTTCGTTTTGATCAGCACTCCTCCACAGACGTGGTTGTAGCAGGTGCTGCTCTGAACTCGCAGGGAGACCTGTGGTAATGAGCAAATAGACGTGTAACCTGCAAGAACATGTGTTTCATAGCATCTCCAAGGCTTATCTGTCACAAATCGTGGTATTTACCTGCCAGGGCCAAGCGTTGGGGCTGGTTACTGAACCACCAACCACTCTGGTTTGTACGTCTCCAAGTGGGGCGACCCCAGACTGACCTAGCACTGCCATtgtgaacaaaacaaaattagCCAAACCAGCTTAAAGAGCTCAGTTAAGCTCCATGAATGTTATTCTGCTGCATTTACATACTGCACTAGTGTTCAGTCAGGACTCACCAAGTGCAGCGAAGGTGGTGAAGTAGAGGATTCTCAGCATCTTTGCAGTCGTTCAGGACGATGTGCAGAGCAGAAAGCTGTGAAGCCTTTTATACAGTGAGGATCAGAATCAGGGGGTGGGGTTAGGTGCACTTGTTTGTTGTTGGCTACACGTCCTGCaacttcagtgtaaataaaaaaaacctgctaCACAAGGAACTTGAACCTTATATGTGAGGCATCTGAGAAGTGTTCATTGTACATCTATGATTTTGTACACAAGCTTTAGGTAAAACTTTAATTGCTAAGTCTGAAAAAGGTGTGGAATCTTTCCTGGCACTCAAATCAAACCTTTCTGAAACACTCCATCTACTCTCACCATAACATTTTCAGTAGTGCTTTATAGGAtctacatacaaccccaattccaattaagttgggacgttgtgtaaaacaaaaaaaagaatacaatgatttgcaaatccttttcagcctatattcagttgaatacactacaaagacaagatatttaatattcaaatggataaact from Pygocentrus nattereri isolate fPygNat1 chromosome 23, fPygNat1.pri, whole genome shotgun sequence encodes the following:
- the LOC108439156 gene encoding elastase-1-like, coding for MLRILYFTTFAALVLGQSGVAPLGDVQTRVVGGSVTSPNAWPWQVSLRVQSSTCYNHVCGGVLIKTNWVLTAAHCVSGIAVSLVVLGEHDLTASERKEQFFGVSAIYIHPSWNSDLTAGNDVALIRLTSNAILNSYVQLATLPPAGQILSGNTACYVTGWGFTQNGGFLSAQLRQASLPSVDYATCSSSTWWGAAVKTTMICAGGAGTAAGCNGDSGGPLNCVVGGRYVVHGLTSFVSTAGCNTIRKPTVFTRVSAYLSWVQGITG